One Streptomyces sp. L2 genomic window carries:
- a CDS encoding TrkA family potassium uptake protein, translating to MRVIIAGCGRVGATLATRLVAEGHDVRLIDRRPTARRQLASGFTGAFHVGNGFNRTVLETAGIAHADAFVAVTSGDNSNIVSARTAKDTYRVPVVLARIHDPRRADIYRDLGIPTISSVRWSAGRIHQMLLHRHLSPEVSFGNGETLLVRSQVPSYLTGRQVSEFEVDGEFRVVEITRAGRSLLPAHHVRAERGDLVTFIVAATALGRLRGFLDRELGT from the coding sequence ATGAGAGTGATCATCGCGGGCTGCGGCCGGGTCGGAGCCACTCTGGCCACGCGGCTCGTCGCCGAGGGGCACGACGTACGGCTCATCGACCGGCGGCCCACGGCGCGAAGGCAGCTGGCATCCGGCTTCACCGGTGCGTTCCATGTGGGAAACGGCTTCAACCGCACCGTGCTGGAAACGGCCGGAATCGCCCACGCGGACGCCTTCGTCGCCGTCACGTCCGGGGACAACAGCAACATCGTCAGCGCCCGGACCGCCAAGGACACCTACCGGGTTCCGGTCGTCCTCGCCCGCATCCATGATCCGCGCCGTGCCGACATCTACCGGGACCTGGGCATTCCGACGATCTCCAGCGTCCGCTGGAGTGCGGGGCGCATCCACCAGATGCTGCTGCACCGCCACCTCTCCCCGGAGGTCTCCTTCGGCAACGGCGAGACCCTTCTCGTGCGTTCCCAGGTGCCCTCGTACCTCACCGGACGTCAGGTGAGCGAATTCGAGGTGGACGGCGAGTTCCGGGTCGTCGAGATCACCCGGGCCGGTCGCTCCCTGCTCCCCGCGCACCATGTACGCGCCGAGCGCGGGGACCTGGTCACATTCATCGTGGCCGCCACGGCACTGGGCCGGCTGCGCGGCTTTCTCGACAGGGAGCTGGGAACATGA
- a CDS encoding TrkA family potassium uptake protein, with protein MKVLVAGAGRLGTQIAQALSATGNDVTLVEYDDVRAAELDGLPHMHVVQGDACDPGRLEQVGALVCDLVIAVTGRDEDNLVISLLAKREFGVGRVAARVNEAENAWMFDERWGVDVAVPAATPLISLIEEATGATDTVALLRLSKAGVEVMETAIDEQSRAAGLTLGEIELPAGTVVATVVRDGRPTAPRPEVRLLPGDELLLVSHEATEQEIHSAFQ; from the coding sequence ATGAAGGTTCTGGTCGCGGGGGCCGGCCGGCTCGGCACCCAGATCGCGCAGGCACTGTCCGCCACCGGCAACGACGTCACCCTCGTCGAGTACGACGACGTCCGCGCGGCCGAACTCGACGGCCTTCCGCACATGCACGTCGTTCAGGGGGACGCCTGCGACCCGGGCCGGCTGGAACAAGTGGGCGCCCTGGTCTGCGACCTGGTCATCGCCGTGACCGGCCGCGACGAGGACAACCTCGTCATCAGCCTGCTGGCGAAGCGGGAGTTCGGGGTCGGCCGGGTGGCCGCGCGCGTCAACGAGGCGGAGAACGCCTGGATGTTCGACGAACGGTGGGGCGTGGACGTGGCCGTGCCCGCCGCGACCCCGCTGATCTCCCTGATCGAGGAGGCCACCGGTGCCACGGACACGGTGGCGCTGCTGCGGCTGAGCAAGGCGGGCGTCGAGGTCATGGAGACAGCGATCGACGAGCAGTCCCGGGCCGCGGGGCTGACACTGGGCGAGATCGAGTTGCCTGCCGGGACCGTGGTCGCCACCGTCGTCCGGGATGGCCGGCCCACGGCCCCGCGCCCCGAGGTGCGGCTGCTTCCCGGGGACGAACTCCTGCTCGTCTCGCACGAGGCGACGGAGCAGGAGATCCACTCCGCGTTCCAGTGA
- a CDS encoding universal stress protein produces MDTDAPGPRVVVGVDGSQSSYEALRWAVRHAGLIGGTVEAVAVWELPGLYGWSGPAVDMDVDEDETRRKMNEELTEVVGADAAASLLTRVVHGNPADVLLRAAEGAEILVVGSRGRGGFTRALLGSVSQHVSQHASCPVVIVRSHEG; encoded by the coding sequence ATGGACACGGATGCTCCGGGACCACGCGTGGTGGTCGGCGTCGACGGGTCGCAGTCCTCGTACGAGGCCCTGCGCTGGGCCGTGCGCCATGCCGGCCTGATCGGGGGCACGGTCGAGGCCGTCGCGGTGTGGGAGCTTCCGGGCCTGTACGGCTGGTCCGGGCCCGCCGTGGACATGGACGTCGACGAGGACGAGACCCGGCGGAAGATGAACGAGGAGCTGACTGAGGTCGTCGGTGCCGATGCAGCCGCCTCGCTCCTGACCCGCGTCGTGCACGGCAACCCCGCCGACGTTCTGCTGCGGGCCGCCGAGGGCGCGGAGATCCTGGTGGTGGGCAGCCGGGGCAGGGGCGGTTTCACCCGGGCCCTGCTCGGCTCCGTCAGCCAGCACGTGTCGCAGCATGCGAGCTGCCCCGTCGTGATCGTGCGGTCCCACGAGGGCTGA
- a CDS encoding CBS domain-containing protein, whose amino-acid sequence MYHRTVDELMTRDVVRARRDTPFKELVRLMEENDITAVPVVDELDRPMGVVSEADLLRKSADQPDPSGRAPVPHLEAWERAKAEGSRAEELMSAPAVCARPEWTVVETARLMESQRVKRLPVVDDADRLLGIVSRGDLLRVFLRPDEAIREEITREVLTRTLGLDPRDVTAEVRDGRVTLAGTVGHQSLIPVVEQLCRGVDGVVSVSGSLTYGTDAAGGAADRG is encoded by the coding sequence ATGTACCACCGCACGGTCGATGAACTCATGACCCGAGACGTCGTCAGGGCACGGCGTGACACGCCGTTCAAGGAACTCGTCAGGCTGATGGAGGAGAACGACATCACGGCCGTGCCCGTGGTGGACGAGCTGGATCGCCCGATGGGCGTGGTCTCCGAGGCCGACCTGCTGCGTAAGAGCGCAGACCAGCCGGACCCGTCCGGCCGCGCTCCCGTCCCGCACCTGGAAGCCTGGGAGCGGGCCAAGGCCGAGGGCTCCCGCGCTGAAGAACTGATGTCCGCCCCCGCGGTCTGCGCCCGTCCGGAGTGGACGGTGGTGGAGACGGCCCGTCTCATGGAGTCCCAGCGAGTCAAACGGCTGCCGGTGGTGGACGACGCCGATCGCCTGCTGGGCATCGTGAGCCGTGGTGATCTCCTCCGGGTCTTCCTCCGCCCGGACGAGGCCATCCGCGAGGAGATCACCCGTGAGGTGCTGACGCGGACGCTGGGACTCGACCCGCGGGACGTGACCGCGGAGGTCCGCGACGGTCGCGTGACCCTCGCCGGCACCGTCGGTCACCAGAGCCTGATTCCCGTCGTCGAGCAGCTGTGCCGCGGCGTCGACGGCGTGGTCTCGGTCTCCGGAAGCCTCACCTACGGTACGGACGCCGCCGGAGGCGCTGCGGACCGCGGGTGA
- a CDS encoding pyridoxamine 5'-phosphate oxidase family protein, with the protein MRAHLGDQLVVAAPASGAVRRAGEIIALHHEDGTPPYEVRWSDTGEVTLVFPGPDAHIRRPEREQTAPGSGEGPEFPSAARQPSAAAAGDLGRRVATERRRRGLSRTETAGRARMSPDYLAYVEENPADPSLATLVRLADALGTTVASLQGDGIDLPPGQGHALLHPQLRDLTPEECHALLSTHGVGRVAMPGHDGRPAVVPVNYEVVGDTIAFRTAPGSVTAAAAGREIAFEVDHVDEALSKGWSVLAVGHARVVTEPEAVRRLTEHAHTSPWAGGEREMWVSIRPTSLTGRRITAADR; encoded by the coding sequence ATGCGAGCTCACCTCGGCGACCAGCTGGTCGTCGCAGCCCCGGCGAGCGGTGCCGTCCGGCGCGCCGGTGAAATCATCGCGCTCCACCACGAGGACGGGACACCTCCCTATGAAGTGCGCTGGTCCGACACGGGCGAAGTGACGCTCGTGTTTCCCGGACCGGACGCACACATCCGCCGTCCGGAGCGGGAACAGACCGCCCCGGGGAGCGGGGAGGGACCGGAGTTCCCGTCCGCGGCACGCCAGCCCAGCGCGGCCGCCGCCGGTGACCTCGGCCGACGCGTCGCGACGGAGCGGAGAAGGCGCGGGCTCAGCCGGACGGAAACCGCGGGCCGCGCGAGGATGTCGCCCGACTACCTCGCCTACGTCGAGGAAAATCCCGCCGACCCCAGTCTGGCGACTCTCGTCAGGCTGGCGGACGCGCTGGGCACCACGGTCGCCTCACTGCAGGGCGACGGCATCGACCTCCCGCCCGGCCAGGGTCACGCCCTGCTGCATCCTCAGCTGCGCGACCTCACGCCGGAGGAATGCCACGCCCTGCTGTCCACGCACGGTGTGGGCCGCGTCGCGATGCCGGGGCACGACGGGCGCCCCGCGGTCGTCCCGGTCAACTACGAGGTCGTCGGCGACACCATCGCCTTCCGGACGGCGCCGGGCTCCGTCACGGCGGCGGCAGCGGGGAGGGAGATCGCCTTCGAGGTGGACCACGTGGACGAGGCGCTGAGTAAGGGCTGGAGCGTGCTCGCCGTCGGCCACGCACGCGTGGTGACCGAGCCGGAGGCCGTCCGCCGGCTCACCGAGCACGCCCACACGTCGCCCTGGGCCGGTGGCGAGCGGGAGATGTGGGTGTCGATCCGGCCCACGAGCCTCACAGGACGCCGTATCACCGCGGCCGACCGGTGA
- a CDS encoding flavodoxin domain-containing protein, which yields MTGTVLVTYGTTNGSTARIAESIADVLRKSGLTVDIFPAPSVEDVARYDAVVAGGALYAGRWHRHARRFLRRHRRALADRPLWLFSSGPLDPSASERNIPPVPRLEKAMAALDARGHVTFGGCLENGAKGWVARMILSDGKGGDFRDFTAIETWAAHVAEDLTRT from the coding sequence ATGACGGGAACCGTGCTGGTCACCTACGGAACCACGAACGGATCGACTGCGCGCATCGCCGAAAGCATCGCCGATGTCCTGCGCAAGAGCGGGTTGACGGTCGACATATTTCCCGCCCCGTCCGTCGAGGACGTGGCGCGGTACGACGCCGTCGTGGCCGGCGGCGCGCTCTACGCCGGGCGCTGGCACAGGCACGCCCGCCGGTTCCTCCGCAGGCACCGGCGGGCCCTGGCCGACCGCCCCCTGTGGCTGTTCAGCAGCGGACCGCTCGACCCGTCCGCCTCCGAGCGAAACATCCCGCCGGTGCCCCGGCTGGAGAAGGCCATGGCCGCACTCGACGCCAGGGGACACGTCACCTTCGGCGGATGCCTGGAGAACGGTGCCAAGGGATGGGTGGCACGCATGATCCTCAGCGACGGAAAGGGCGGCGATTTCCGGGACTTCACCGCGATCGAGACGTGGGCGGCTCATGTCGCCGAGGACCTGACGCGGACGTGA
- a CDS encoding universal stress protein encodes MSRTIIVGLDGSPESRAAAEWAAQEAALRGLPLRLVHVWESVPDALVQASRLGAETLRHWSERIPREAAAEIRRRHPGVDVGTKQIPGTAASVLAEAAQDAELLVLGSRGLSGVGGFLVGSVGMAVIARAEGPVVLVRAGWQARDEDGADRADSASAATTHRPVVLGLDIGRPDDTVIAFAFEEAARRGTTLKAVHGWRIPAYMLYGLPSDLALDTELRQQDVAAMAKVLSPWREKYPDVDVVEDFHWGSPADRVIEAARDASLVVVGRRIRRSPVGVHIGPVTHAVLHHAVAPVAVVAHD; translated from the coding sequence ATGTCGCGCACCATCATTGTGGGCCTCGACGGCTCGCCCGAAAGCCGTGCCGCTGCTGAATGGGCCGCGCAGGAAGCGGCTCTGCGTGGTCTGCCGCTGCGGCTCGTGCATGTCTGGGAATCCGTTCCGGACGCCCTGGTGCAGGCCTCGCGCCTGGGGGCCGAGACGCTGAGGCACTGGAGCGAGCGGATTCCGAGGGAGGCGGCAGCGGAGATCCGGCGGCGTCATCCAGGCGTGGACGTCGGCACGAAGCAGATCCCCGGCACGGCTGCAAGCGTGCTGGCAGAGGCAGCACAGGACGCTGAGCTGCTCGTTCTCGGTTCCCGGGGCCTCAGCGGTGTCGGAGGATTCCTTGTCGGCTCCGTGGGCATGGCGGTGATCGCCCGTGCGGAGGGGCCGGTGGTCCTGGTACGAGCCGGTTGGCAGGCCAGGGACGAGGACGGGGCGGACCGGGCGGATTCCGCGTCCGCCGCCACCACGCACCGGCCCGTGGTGCTCGGCCTCGACATCGGCCGACCGGACGACACGGTGATCGCCTTCGCGTTCGAGGAAGCCGCCCGCCGTGGAACCACCCTGAAGGCGGTGCACGGCTGGAGAATACCGGCCTACATGCTCTACGGGCTGCCCTCGGACCTCGCTCTGGACACCGAACTGCGCCAGCAGGACGTCGCGGCCATGGCCAAGGTCCTGAGCCCCTGGCGGGAGAAATACCCGGACGTCGACGTCGTCGAGGACTTCCACTGGGGGAGCCCCGCCGACCGAGTCATCGAGGCCGCCCGGGACGCTTCGCTGGTCGTTGTCGGCCGACGGATCCGCCGCAGCCCGGTCGGTGTCCACATCGGGCCGGTCACCCACGCGGTGCTGCACCACGCGGTCGCCCCCGTCGCCGTCGTCGCGCACGACTGA
- a CDS encoding MBL fold metallo-hydrolase, with the protein MFFVDTLEFEGLGNRSYLAGGLSAAVVIDPPRDIDRIIAAAARRGVRIAFVAETHLHNDYVTGGLELARVTGARYLVPAGAHVSFTRTPVTDGDTVTVDEGLALRAIATPGHTPHHTSYALTEDGLGVAAFTGGSLLIGTVGRPDLVEPRLTERLARAQHASAHRLVDELDDEVPVLPTHGFGSFCSSSQAEGDTTTIGKERETNDALTLDVDTFVARTLAGLDDVPAYYAHMSPANAAGPAPVDLTPPRRADAGEIAARLAAGEWVVDLRSRMAFAEGHVAGSFNFEGEGKLATYLAWLMPWAKPVTLLAGTSEEIADAQRELARVGIDRPAAAATGDPAGWVPEGERLASFPRARFADLADVHERGDHVVVLDVRRNSERAGGHIEGSVHIPVHELRGRVGEVPDGTVWVHCAGGMRAAIAASLLDALGRDVVAVDDGFDAAGEAGLPLARAEGIR; encoded by the coding sequence GTGTTCTTCGTCGACACGCTGGAGTTCGAAGGTCTGGGCAACCGCAGCTATCTGGCCGGCGGGCTCTCTGCCGCCGTGGTCATCGACCCGCCGCGGGACATCGACCGGATCATCGCGGCGGCGGCCCGCCGTGGGGTGCGCATCGCCTTCGTGGCCGAGACCCACCTGCACAACGACTACGTCACCGGCGGCCTGGAGCTGGCGCGTGTCACCGGCGCGCGCTATCTGGTGCCTGCCGGGGCGCACGTGTCGTTCACCCGCACACCAGTGACCGACGGCGACACCGTGACGGTCGACGAGGGGCTGGCGCTGCGCGCGATCGCCACTCCCGGGCACACCCCGCATCACACCTCCTACGCACTGACCGAGGACGGGCTCGGTGTGGCGGCCTTCACCGGCGGATCGCTGCTCATCGGCACCGTCGGCCGCCCCGATCTGGTCGAGCCGCGGCTCACGGAGCGGCTGGCCCGCGCGCAGCACGCCTCCGCCCACCGGCTGGTCGACGAGCTGGACGACGAGGTGCCGGTGCTGCCCACACACGGCTTCGGGAGCTTCTGCTCCTCGTCACAGGCCGAGGGGGACACGACCACGATCGGCAAGGAGCGCGAGACCAACGACGCGCTGACGCTGGACGTGGACACCTTCGTCGCCCGCACGCTCGCCGGGCTGGACGACGTGCCCGCCTACTACGCGCACATGAGCCCCGCCAACGCCGCGGGTCCCGCGCCGGTCGACCTCACTCCGCCACGCCGTGCGGACGCCGGCGAGATCGCCGCCCGGCTGGCCGCGGGCGAGTGGGTGGTGGACCTGCGCAGCCGCATGGCCTTCGCCGAGGGGCACGTGGCCGGCTCGTTCAACTTCGAGGGGGAGGGCAAGCTCGCCACCTACCTGGCCTGGCTGATGCCGTGGGCCAAGCCCGTCACTCTGCTCGCCGGCACCTCGGAGGAGATCGCCGACGCGCAGCGGGAACTGGCGCGGGTGGGCATCGACCGCCCGGCCGCGGCCGCCACGGGCGACCCGGCCGGCTGGGTCCCGGAGGGCGAGCGGCTCGCTTCCTTCCCGCGCGCCCGCTTCGCCGACCTCGCGGACGTCCATGAGCGGGGCGACCACGTGGTCGTGCTGGACGTGCGCCGGAACTCGGAGCGTGCGGGCGGCCACATCGAGGGCTCGGTCCACATTCCGGTCCACGAGCTGCGCGGCCGCGTCGGCGAGGTGCCGGACGGGACGGTGTGGGTGCACTGCGCCGGCGGGATGCGCGCGGCGATCGCCGCGTCCCTGCTGGACGCCCTCGGCCGGGACGTGGTCGCCGTCGACGACGGCTTCGACGCCGCCGGCGAGGCGGGACTGCCCCTCGCCCGCGCCGAGGGCATCCGCTGA
- a CDS encoding rhodanese-like domain-containing protein, producing the protein MFSRLRRGPGRRLTPRSAHQRISDGTAALLDVRETPEWNAGHAPGALHLPLPRLMAGAPLPAAAEGRPVVAICRSGRRSRQAATFLAEQGVQATDVTGGMAAWAREGLPVTGSGGSDGVIA; encoded by the coding sequence ATGTTCTCCCGCCTTCGCCGTGGTCCCGGCCGCCGTCTCACCCCGCGGTCCGCCCACCAGCGGATCAGCGACGGCACCGCCGCGCTGCTGGACGTACGCGAAACACCGGAGTGGAACGCCGGGCACGCGCCCGGCGCACTGCACCTGCCGCTCCCCCGCCTGATGGCCGGGGCCCCGCTCCCGGCAGCCGCTGAAGGGCGGCCCGTGGTCGCGATCTGCCGCTCCGGTCGCCGTTCCCGGCAGGCAGCCACGTTCCTGGCCGAACAGGGCGTTCAGGCCACCGACGTCACCGGCGGCATGGCCGCCTGGGCGCGTGAGGGCCTGCCGGTCACCGGTTCGGGCGGCAGTGACGGTGTCATAGCGTGA
- a CDS encoding sulfite exporter TauE/SafE family protein gives MSALVLALIAGAVVGLALGALGGGGSVLAVPALIYLLGFTPAAATTASLIIVTATSLTALYAHARTGNVRWRAGALFAAAGLLPAAAAGAAASRLPQPVLTASFAGVAAVAAVGMLRPSRAVSPATGGARPARAAGAGAGLGALTGLLGVGGGFLAVPALVTVLTFEMQAAVGTSLLVISANSLASLATRGATTAGVHWAVVGPFTGAAILGAWDGKRLAARVTGGLLKRTFAVVLLAVAAFMLADAVV, from the coding sequence GTGAGCGCGCTGGTCCTGGCCCTGATCGCAGGGGCCGTGGTCGGGCTCGCGCTCGGCGCGCTCGGTGGAGGCGGCAGCGTCCTGGCGGTCCCCGCGCTGATCTACCTGCTCGGCTTCACCCCGGCCGCGGCCACCACCGCCAGTCTGATCATCGTCACGGCCACCTCGCTCACCGCCCTGTACGCCCATGCCCGTACGGGAAACGTCCGCTGGAGGGCCGGCGCCCTGTTCGCCGCGGCCGGGCTGCTGCCCGCCGCCGCGGCCGGGGCCGCCGCGAGCCGCTTGCCCCAGCCCGTGCTGACCGCCTCGTTCGCCGGTGTCGCGGCTGTGGCCGCCGTCGGAATGCTCCGTCCCAGCCGCGCCGTGAGCCCGGCGACGGGAGGAGCGAGGCCCGCCAGGGCCGCCGGCGCGGGCGCGGGACTGGGGGCGCTGACCGGACTGCTCGGGGTCGGCGGGGGCTTCCTCGCCGTGCCCGCCCTGGTCACCGTGCTGACGTTCGAGATGCAGGCCGCCGTCGGCACCAGCCTGCTGGTCATCTCGGCGAACTCCCTGGCCTCCCTCGCCACCCGGGGCGCCACCACGGCCGGCGTCCACTGGGCGGTCGTCGGTCCGTTCACCGGGGCGGCGATCCTCGGCGCCTGGGACGGCAAGCGGCTGGCCGCCAGGGTCACGGGCGGCCTGCTGAAGCGGACCTTCGCGGTCGTACTGCTCGCCGTGGCCGCCTTCATGCTCGCCGACGCCGTCGTCTGA
- a CDS encoding metal-sensitive transcriptional regulator encodes MELAMAAEELKTVVNRLRRAQGQITGVIKMIEEGRDCEDVVTQLAAASRALDKAGFAIIATGLQHCLTDSDMAAAGDREQMRARLEKLFLSLA; translated from the coding sequence GTGGAACTGGCGATGGCGGCCGAGGAACTGAAGACGGTGGTCAACCGGCTGCGCCGGGCGCAGGGGCAGATCACCGGGGTGATCAAGATGATCGAGGAGGGGCGGGACTGCGAGGACGTGGTGACGCAGTTGGCCGCGGCCTCTCGCGCCCTGGACAAGGCGGGTTTCGCCATCATCGCCACCGGTCTGCAGCACTGCCTGACCGATTCGGACATGGCCGCCGCGGGGGACCGCGAGCAGATGCGCGCCCGCTTGGAGAAGCTGTTCCTCTCCCTGGCCTGA
- a CDS encoding rhodanese-like domain-containing protein, producing the protein MAPTPALTADQASTRLHELTVIDVRTPGEYASGHLPGAHNIPLDRLDIALPALKAAADRGDLLIVCASGTRSATACRRLADEGVTAATLTGGTSAWTRLGHDTHRPAGARTSWAMDRQVRLAAGSLVLTGLAAGLRWPRARALSAGVAGGLVFSALTDTCGLAKVLARLPHNQPKGTDLDDTLAALTR; encoded by the coding sequence GTGGCACCCACCCCCGCCCTCACCGCCGACCAGGCCAGCACTCGTCTGCACGAGCTGACCGTCATCGACGTACGCACTCCCGGCGAGTACGCCTCCGGCCACCTGCCCGGCGCGCACAACATCCCCCTCGACCGCCTCGACATCGCTCTGCCCGCCCTGAAGGCTGCCGCGGACCGCGGTGACCTCCTCATCGTGTGCGCCTCCGGCACGCGCTCCGCGACGGCCTGCCGCCGCCTCGCCGACGAGGGCGTCACCGCCGCCACCCTGACCGGCGGCACCAGCGCCTGGACCCGGCTCGGCCACGACACGCACCGCCCCGCGGGCGCCCGCACCTCCTGGGCCATGGACCGCCAGGTCCGCCTCGCCGCCGGCTCCCTCGTCCTCACCGGGCTGGCCGCCGGTCTGCGGTGGCCCAGGGCCCGTGCGCTCTCCGCGGGCGTCGCCGGCGGCCTGGTCTTCTCGGCCCTGACCGACACCTGTGGTCTGGCCAAGGTTCTCGCCAGGCTCCCGCACAACCAGCCCAAGGGCACCGACCTGGACGACACCCTCGCCGCCCTGACCCGCTGA